The Gossypium arboreum isolate Shixiya-1 chromosome 4, ASM2569848v2, whole genome shotgun sequence DNA segment GATCTGAGATTTTGGCTGCATAATCTTCTGTTAGACTGACAGCTGAGGATGACAGGTTGTTATGGGGTACGGGTGGGTTTAGCTGGTGCATGTGCTCGAGGCAGTAAGCCATGCCCATTATAATTCTCAACCTCATAGCCCAGTCCAAATGCTCAGATTCTTTAACTGCAATATCAATTAAAAAGACAATGCTTACTTCAAAGCTTTAAGACTTGAGGAAAACATAAAAGGAAAATGCTTGCGACAACAAAAAAACATAAAGTTGCTTTTCCATGGTGCATGTGCATTGGTTAACATTTGATCTCAAAAGTCGTTGGCACAAAAACAGAAGCTGACTAatgtttcttttctttcatttttctataCTGAGTTAAGAGGTTTAATGTCACTGACATAAGGGGATTCCTACATATCAGGTTTCAAGTGACAGCTCGTTTATACAAATCCGGTTAAAAGCATTATATAGCAAAGAAAACAGCATGACATTCACATCTCAAAAGTCAAAAGAGTGGGATGAGTTTCCTTCTTCTATGAGGAAAATCAACAAGTTGGACAGACCAGGTCTTTCGCATTATTCTGAAAAGGTCAAACTATAAAGGATGATCCGACATAAAGAACaagaaattatttatatattgtgaACAAATTACTAAGCCTAACCCAGTTCCAGATTCTATACGCCAAGTAGCAGAATTTGGCAGCTGTCATTCATATCGCTAAATGCTTAAAGTCTATGTTAGAAATATGACACCCAGGTAACAGTAAATAAGTTAGAGGTCTATCTACAAGACCCCAAAAACACAAATCAGGTACTTACTGTGTAAATGCTCAAAGAGAGTGCCATTTGGAGCATATTCAAAAACCAACATCCTAGTGAAAGGATTATCTTCCTCACAATATCCAAGAAGGTTAACAAAATTTTTGTGGTTGACCTTTGATAATGTGTCAATCTGAagccataaaaataaaatagttacaGACCATAAGAACACATCAAGCATGTCCGTGTAGACGGAAATTTTTCAGTGCAATACCTTCTTCCTGAATTGTGTTTCTAAATTCTTTGACCAATCTTTGGTAGATTCAACTGGAACAGAGACCACAGCTATTTCAACTCCATTAGACAGTGTCCCTTTGAACACCGTCCCAATCGTTGTAGAACCAATTACATTGCTGAAATCTTCGCAGGCTGCTTCAAGCTCTGATCGCTTCAGCTTTGGTACACCTGAAATGCAAGTCATTgacaatatataataaatattctGGCAGAATTTGAGTCTGTCACTCGGGACTCGGGTGTAAGCATTTTGGATGATTCCCTTTTTATTAATGAGATGTAAGATATTTTAAAAGAGCAGAAGAATTACCAGTTACAAATGCTTTCTGAAGTTGTCCACTTAGCCCTGTGGCCCAAGGTTTCACAGTAGATACCTTGTAAGTTTTCAAGAGATAGGCAATGATTATTAATATTAGAAGAAATGTACCACCCCCTATGCTTCCGACTAGTATTGCTGCTTGATGACTTGACTTAGAGTCAGGAATAGAAGGATTGCTTCCCGATGGCGATGGAGCAGAAGTATTAGGTACTGTATCATTTCCAGAAGGTTTAGAAGCAGGAGCAGAGGGAGGTCGTGGAACAGGAGCACCCCTTAAATATGTACTATTTGTGGATGGTTCAGAAGATGCAGGATGAGTTGGAGCTCTAGATGTACGAGGAGATGGAGGCATACTATAATTTAAAGGGGGTGCTTTTGGTGACTTTGCAGAAGTGTTTGCCGTTTCTTGCAGCAATCTCCTTAGCACTGCACCTTCAGATCGGTCACTGTTCCTACAAGAGAATAAACAAGGATTAAATAACTGAATAACAAAGACTAGAAAGAAACACAGCATTGCTCCGGGTATGAGAACTGAATTGTTGACTTACTGGATTGTTAGGGAGAGATCGTTGCTGAGTCCAGATGGAAGCGATTCATTGAAATTATTGTATCCCAAGTCTAACACCTCTAATTCCTTCAGTTTGCTGATCCCTTCGGGGATAGTTCCGGTAAAAGAGTTGTTCCGCAAGATACTGTGGGGGAAAACAATTGCTTCAGAACAGTGCATACAAGAAAAGTAGATCGCCAAATCGCACTTTGCTTTTGATATCAACAATCCGATAAAGATCATACTTACATAGACTTAATATGAATTAGAGTTCCAAGCTCAGGTGCCAGTGTTCCTTCAAGACAAAGATCTTTCAAATTCCTGCATTTTTATTCAGTCCATCAAATCCTTAAACAAATTAAAGGAAATAATTCATCACAATTTGCCTAAACTTTGAATCAGTATTCAGCACAAATACCAGTGCCTTTATCTGACCAAAAAATCTACTTAAAATCCCAATTTcacaaataaatatatatatatattgaaatttgGTAAATTAGATATCAAAGCTAGTATTTGATATTATGTTACTACTTACAATCATATCTCAAAATTGTAAATGATACTCTCCCGACCAAAAAGTAAATAAGAAATTATTAAAGGCAGAAGATTTCATTTATGTTTCCTTTCTTTTCTCGGAAACCAAACATCATCCACCCAAAAACAATCATTGGTGCCAAAAAAAACTTACAAAGCAATAACTTTGCCATCACAGCACTCGACACCAAACCAAGAACAATGGTTAATCTCTCCATCTTCTTCCTTCCAAGCCCACAAAGCACCAAATGGATCATTCACCACTCTCTCTCTTAGTCTCAACAAAGCAAATCCTGCATATCCATTACCAAAAACCATTGTTTTCCCTCCATTTTCCCAACAAACAAACCAAACccaaaaattgaaacaaaaaagtGAAAAGTTTACCTTCTTCATTCAACGACCAACAAGCCAAACTTTGACATAATAAAAGCAGCAAAACACCAACTCGAAACTCTTGTCTTAGTCTTACAAACTTCCAGTTCTTCTTCATCATCATCGTCTTCTTGTTTGAGAGGTCTTCACtcgaaaaaaaaaaaccagaaaaTTTTCACTACGATaggaagaaaaaacaaaaaaaaaaaaagaaacgcgGCTGAGTCAGTGGGTGAATCTAACACGATATTAGAGTTAAGACAATTTTCCTCGTTTTTCTATTTGTTTCTGGTTTTGAAACGCGTACACTCAAAAGACTCACTGAACTACGTATCAACCTTTACAAATTTCTCCCTTATTTCATTTTTAGCCGCAGTAAATAATAAAGGTAAATTAAGGTTCCGGATAATTTTCTTTTGGCATAATTTCAAAAAATACCCTCAACATTTAGGGAGTTTTGGTTTTGTGCCCGTATTGACACTCTCAAccttacaatttttttaaaaatcagcCTAATTTTAACGATAAATATTAGTTCACAGTCAATCAAATTGTAGATCAACAAAGTAActtatgtggcatgccacataagcataatctcataattttttttttcattttatttcctttcttacttcttctttctttctctctttcttcttcatggtTTTTGCATTAGATGGAAACCAATAAAACAAAACCAACAAACTTCCTCAAGTAGCCTCTCACAAATCCGTTCTCTAGAAATCCACCTACCAATGATCTTGCTCCATTGCGGTCTCTATTGCCAATGGAGCCTCCTGCATCAACTAGTACATGTGCAGCTCAATTCGTTTTCCTCATCACATATCTACCCATGGGAAACTAAACAAAGCCTCTGTGCAAAGTCTATTAACTCCTCCACTACTGTCAAACGTTCTAAGGTTTGAAATCTTATCTTCCTCAATGGTGGAGAAAGAGGCATTGTCGAAGCTCGCTAGGGCCAACCCACCAACTGAAGACATGGATCTCAAAACCTTAACTCCTTCGCCCAAAACCCTAATGCCAGAGACGATGCCAACAATGACTTCGAATCGAGTGCAAGAGATAGGAAAATGACGAAGAAACTGAAGACGTTTCTAAAAAGTAGAAACTAGAGAAGTCCGTAGAGGAAGAAAGGTTGGAGAAAAAGTCAGATGGGTCACCGAATTTGGGTCGTGTTCGGCTCGATTCGAAGGAGTTCGGGTCGTCGTCGGAGATGCTTGATTACTTCTACTATTTTCTTCACCATTGAGGTACTCAACTGAACTTTAACAAGGTACTAATTaaattatcttcttttttttctttggttTCGCTATTAGCTTTCATTAGTATTTGCGATTAATTTGATGATCTATTCTATGTagaag contains these protein-coding regions:
- the LOC108457727 gene encoding probable inactive receptor-like protein kinase At3g56050, whose amino-acid sequence is MMMKKNWKFVRLRQEFRVGVLLLLLCQSLACWSLNEEGFALLRLRERVVNDPFGALWAWKEEDGEINHCSWFGVECCDGKVIALNLKDLCLEGTLAPELGTLIHIKSIILRNNSFTGTIPEGISKLKELEVLDLGYNNFNESLPSGLSNDLSLTIQNSDRSEGAVLRRLLQETANTSAKSPKAPPLNYSMPPSPRTSRAPTHPASSEPSTNSTYLRGAPVPRPPSAPASKPSGNDTVPNTSAPSPSGSNPSIPDSKSSHQAAILVGSIGGGTFLLILIIIAYLLKTYKVSTVKPWATGLSGQLQKAFVTGVPKLKRSELEAACEDFSNVIGSTTIGTVFKGTLSNGVEIAVVSVPVESTKDWSKNLETQFRKKIDTLSKVNHKNFVNLLGYCEEDNPFTRMLVFEYAPNGTLFEHLHIKESEHLDWAMRLRIIMGMAYCLEHMHQLNPPVPHNNLSSSAVSLTEDYAAKISDPCFWNELTASDREGDGINLSDTTMASLESNVYTFGVLLFEIVTGRMPYLVDNGSSEDMASDYLRREQALVEMVDPTLNSFDKDQFDLIGEVIKSCIDPEPGHRPDMRGVSARLREITAITPDNAIPKLSPLWWAELEIMSTEAS